In Clupea harengus unplaced genomic scaffold, Ch_v2.0.2, whole genome shotgun sequence, the genomic stretch atttgtgtgttttagaatggcagggatgtgtgtgtatttgtgttttagaatgctagagatgtgtgtgtgtgttttagaatgccagagatgtggtgtgtgtgctgctgtctcATAAAGCCAGCACCAATCTACTGTGGAGCGgacactcccccctctctggcCATCGCCAGTGGCAACCACCTGGTACGTGACCTTAGCTCACCTATAACAGTTGACCTGGTACGTATCCTTAGCTCACCTCTAACAATCGGCCTGGTATATGACCTTAGCTCACCTTAACAGTCGACTTGGTACGTGACCTGAGCGAACCTCTAACAGTCGACCTGGTACGTGACATTAATattagcaataataataatctctcAACATGACAATACTATTTGtaaggtgaaaattcactcatgTTATCTCAGGAGTTGTAGATCAATATATTTATTCAGTAACAATTGCAATCAGGCTCACTggcagcacaaggatgaaagtgacaATTTCACTAACATCGCACAGGGATTATATACTTAAGATCTAATTCTGACGCCATTAATGTTTCTAATGTCATTAAGAATAGCCACGCTCGACTAAAAGACCTTTTGTGTCATCCCAACTGCGCTTTCTgaaatgcaaggatgtcagttttacacagggtcgaacaagcacagttcgatcacctctgagctcacccaaacataaatagatagatagatagatagatagatagatagatagatagatggatactttattaatcccgagggaaatttaggatatATGCAAACATATGCAAACATATGCAAACTAAGTGGTgtcagcacctaataatctaaattacacagaaacacagaaaagccatgttcctgcttacataagcacatgattcatacaaggtaattattaatacaaggcacttgattaatacattcttaagtcatgAACAAGTTCTGTCACTATtcctactaataataataatctctcAACATGACGATACTATTCccactgataataataatctgtTGTCAGGCTGTGGATGTGCTGCTGGCGTGGGGTGCGGACCCCAACCTCCCTCTGTCCTGCCGAGTGGGCAGTGCTCTCTGTGCCAATGCCAACATCGCCTACAACAGTGGGACTCAGCCCCGCAACAGAATCTTACtggtacacaggcacacatacatacacgcacacacacgcacacacacgcacacatacacacacacacacatacacctgcacacacacacacatacacccgcaCACACGGGCCAATGCcaacatcatacacacaccacataccacATTGGAATAATTTTATTTGGATTGACTAGTATATAGCATACACTATACACTAGCTTTACCCTAACCCCAGATGGGCCCTAGCTTTACCATCCATTGCTAACAGCAGTTAGATTATTCAAGAGactgattgtttgtgtgtgtgtgtgtgtgtgtgtgtgtgtgtgtgtgtgtgtgtgtgtgtgttcattttacCCAGTTGGAAAAGCTGATGAAAGCAGGTGCCAACATCCTGATGCCCATTCTGGTTGGGGAGGGGCGTAAGTGTGTGATGGGCACAGCTGTGGATTATGCCTACCACTCCTTCACCcaggtacagcacacacacacacacacatgcacaggcaggcatgcacacacacacacacacacacacacacacacacacacacacacacatacacactgtggaTTATACCTACTACTCCTTCTGCCAggtacaacagacacacacacacacacaaaactgtggATTATGCCTACTACTCCTTCTGccaggtacaacacacacacacagtctcacacacacacacacacacagctggagaacCACCCACAGGGCCATACCTGTACCTCTCACACATCCAGGGGAAGTGTTGGAGTGTGTAAGTAAGGTCTATCTAGGTGTTCAGACTggtgatgagtgagtgtgcgtgtgtgtatgtgtgcgtatgtgtgcgtgtgtatgtgtgtgcgtctttgtgtgtgtgtgtgtgtgtgcgtgtctgtgtgtgcccgtgtgtgtgcgttcgtgtctgagtgtgtgtgtgtgtgtgtgtgtgtgtgtgtgtggattaggaTTGGCGTATCGCCCATACTCCGTACCATGCACTCAACCCCCGAGAGCGTGAGACCCTGAACGCCCGACGGCAGCTGCTAAGCGCCATGGGAGAACTGCTGAGGAAGGCGGCGAGCAGGAACCAACAGTCAGGTCTGGAGGGAGAACAGAGCCTCGTCAGTagtggtgagtgtttgtgtgtgtgtgtgtgtgtgtgtgtgtgtgtgtgtgtgtgtgagagagagagagagagagaaagagtgtgtgtgtttgtgtgtgagagagagtgtgtgtgagagagaaacagtatgtgtgtgtatgtgagaaggagacagaatatttgtgtgtgtatgtgatacagtgtgtgtgcatgagagagagagagacaatgtgtgtttgtgtgtgtgtgtgtgtgtgtgtgagagagagagataaagagtatgtgtgtgtgtgtgcatgtgtgtgtgtgagagagaaagtgagtgtgtgtgtgtgtgagagagagagggtgtgtgtgtgtgtgagtgataaagtgtgtatcagagagttggtgtgtgagagagggaaaaaatgtgtgtctgagagtgtgcgtgtgtgtgtgtgagagagagagagacagagagattgtctgtcagagtgtgtgtatatgagagtgagtgtgtgtgtgtgtgagagagagagagtgtgtgtgtgtgtgtgtgtgtgtgtgtgtgtgtgtgtgtgtgtgtgttgtgtgtgtgtgtgtgtgtgtgtgttgtgagagagagagagagagataaagtgtatgtatgagagtgtgagtgtgtgtgtgtaaaagagagaaagagagtctgtgtgtgagagagagagatagattgtgtctgtgagagagagtatgtttgtgcgtcagagtgtttgtgagagagagagagatagagtgtgtgtctgagagtttttgtgtgagagaaagtgtgtgtgtctggttgtatTACATTTCATCAGGCTAAAACTAATAGATGTATTGGATCACAAAGTATACAAATCATGTCATCATGCATGAGTGtttcttctctttgtgtgtgtgtgtgtgtgtgtgtgtgtgtgtgtgtgtgtgtgtgtgtgtgtgatgtctgtccATCAGAGACAAATATGTACACTGGAGCTAGAGCAGCGGAGGAGAATGCCAGCACAGTGTCTatcaggtaccacacacacacacacacgcatacactcacacacacacatacatacacgcacacacacatacatacacgcacacacatacacatacacacacatacacatatagtatacacacacataaatatacaaacacacatatacagtatatatacacacacacatacacagtttacacacacacacacacacacacacacaaaatggtaaGATTGTTCAATACTTCTTTTTCAGTGAAGATGGTAAAGAAGGGAAGAGGTCAATCAGgtactatctgtgtgtgtgtgtgtatgagagagtgtgtgtttgtataataatgtaaatgtgggtgcatatgtgcttgtgatgtttgtgtgtgtgtatatacagatagatatagatataagtatagattatatatatgtatgaaagtgtgtgtcctTCGCAGGAAGCAGGCGTTTAAGTACTGCTACCAGTGCGGCCGCTCCGTGGGTGTGGTGCTGGTGGCCTGCAGTCGCTGCCATGAGGTGCTCTACTGCAGTAAGACCTGCAAGATGAAGGCCTGGaatgacagacacaaagaggagtgtgtgcgcgtgcaagGTCTGCGGAAAtgaagctaacacacacacacacacacacacacgcacacacacagactgacatgaTCTCAGCAAAGGTTGCGGTCTCACACACCCAACCCCATCCACTGATGAACAGGATCTATTAAAGGCGCGTCTCTctccagcaccagtgtgtctgtgtggaaacaTGTCACACAAACTTTAATCTAAATTACCTTAATCTACATTACTTTAATCTACATCACTTTAACCTACATTACTTTAACCTACATTACCTTAATCTACATTACTTTAACCAACATTAACTAATCTACATTGCTTTACCTACATTAACTTAATCTACATTCCTTTAACCTAAATTACCTTAATCTACATAACTTTAACCTACATTACTTTAATCTACATTAGTTTAACCTACTTGCAGACAGATTCAAAACTACATCCACTAAGATGTGATATATTAAAATGTCCCCTTTgcccagtatatatatatatatgtatggatatggtgatgaacAATGTTTTGACAGCCATCGGCATTAGTGGGCAACGGTCCCGCTATAAGACAGAGAACATTTGGTTAGTTAACATCactttgataaacagataatgAGATCAATTTaagtaaacaattaacagtaggtattAGGGTAAGGGTTAGCATCCATGATGCCTGTGGTGAGCAGTGGTGGGGACATGATCTAGGGTTAGCGTCCATGATGCCTATGGTGAGCATAATCTAGGGTTAGCGTCCATGATGCCTATGGTGAGCATAATCTAGGGTTAGCGTCTATGATGCCTATGGTGAGCATAATCTAGGGCTTGGGTTAGCATCCATAATGAGCAGTCATCCACCACTAATCAAACATTCATCCTTTGTCAGGCTAACTAGCAACTGTTTCTTGTCAGGTAGCTTTCCTATTGCTATTGCTGTGATGAGCACTGAACCACGTTATCTCATGTAGAAATGCTAGTCGCCTAACTTCCTCCCAGGCcagccatacacaaacacgtgtaGTATGAAATATGCCATGGTCAGGGTGATTTCTCAGGGTGTCCAACATACCTTTGTACACTATATTTCCACTTTTCGTCTGaaacacaaaggcagactgaGAAAACTCCAGATCTTACAGATGGCTGACACAAGAGGGAGCTGTACATATAGATATGAATAGTGGTAGGTGACACATGAATATGTATGAATAGATAGGTGATACATAGGAATGTGTATGAATAGATAGGTGGTAAATATTCATATCTAACAGCCATCTAGTCATACATATTCCTATGTATCACTTTATAGGTATTAGATTAGATTGACCTCAGATTTCCTCAATCCCTGGTCCAAGACACGACCACACATATATTGAGCTGTAGAGTCTCTGAGATGTTAAGGCTGTGGTAAATCACATGCCTCTTGTTCCCTTACTCACTATATTTGTAAAATCAGGATCGTCCACATTATCCTCAATCTAAGACAGCTGCTATTGATTCTCACTAACATCAGTCACCATCACTAAGGCACATGACAACAAGCTTCGTTAGCAGTAAATATCTGTCAAAATCAAAGTGAATATGTGATAAGTGAATTTAATGATAAACCTACTTTAGTCTTCCAAGTTTTCCTTCTTTGTATATGCTTGCACCAACTCATCCTAAAACCCACCCCCTTTTATATGAGCAAGAGGAGAAACCCaacccaatgtgtgtgtttgtgtgtctgtgtgtgtgtgtgtgtgcaagcatagGTTTGCTGCTGGACTGTCACACTTATGTGAAAGGGCTATCCCTAGTTCATCTGAAACAAAATAGGGTGTAgaaattttttttaatttgcataATTTAATCATATGTCTTTTTTGCTGGGCTTCTCGTGTAATTAGGAAAAgtcaaaaatatgaaataacCATATTTTTGTAGTGTATTTGAAATGTGCCTGGGACCCCAAAGATAACAGGGAGGGTTAAAGGAGTGTACATAATACTGGTTCTTGGGCACATGGCACAGTAGTGGTTGCTGGGGGCTGTATGCATGAAGCCTCTTACAGCACAAAACATGGAGGAAAGTGCATTGCATTTGTTTAGAATGATGAAGAACATATTCTTCTTCCTCGTTCTAATTCTCATCACTTGTAAACAACATCTTGACCTTGAGTTGATTtgttatcagaatcagaatcagaaattcATTCTTAGAAGAGTCATTCTTGGATGGTTTGTGCAAACCAGCCCCAAAATGTAGCTTTGAGGCACAGCGTGTGGCACTGGCAATCACCCTGGAGACCCAGAGTGCCCCCTGTGGTGAGCAGAGGTACAAGTACCTGTTGGGTCAGTGTCACACCTGTATGACCGCACACACAGCATACTCCACACTAGCACAGAACCcatctcactacacacacacatacactagacTGCAGTCTGCAGTTGGTCAGCTAGAGTGGTGTGTCATTTGTATGGTATGTactgtgtttgatgtgtttttatcAAGAGGCAGATACATATAGCGTGCGTTTGTGTATTGTAGAAGGTGCTATGGTCATAAGGcaagtatgtagtgtgtgtgtgtgaggtgctgtatgtagtgtgtgtgtgtgtgtgtgagatgtagtgtgtgaggtgctgtTGTCATTTGCCTGTTTCGTCTGCTTCCTTCAGATCAAGACCACAGTGACACCAATGTGATAGAGGAGAGACCCACACAGAGGGAAAGCACAGCCAACAATAAGAGTAAGCTTAAagtatgtgatggcctgtaaGAGTAAGCTTATagtatgtgatggcctgtaaTAGTAAGCTTGTAGTAAGTTGATGGCCTGTAAGAGTAAGCTTGTAGTAAAGCAATGGCCAGTAAGAGTAAGCTTGTAGTAACTTGATGGCCTGTAAGAGTAAGCTTGTAGTAAGTGATGGCCTGTAATAGTATGCTTGTAGTATGTGATGGCGATATAATAGCCTATTAGAGTAAGCCTGATGTAAATGGTAGCCTATTAGAGTAAGCCTTCAGTAAGTAATACATTGTTGGATTAGCCTGCaggcaggcccggggtgggtaatcgggagaatcggagAGTTcacggtgggccgcttcacttctgggccggtcgagaaaatcttattttttgacatttggcAAGTTAgaccatcttctcttaaagtaggctacacacgttccacATTCTGACACcccagcctctgcatgggttgtaccattgtgagggagttctcccctcccaaatagagttggttgggtccatagcccgtctttttccaaaaagttttctcagactaccgatagctgggccggtCCTACCCCAACGATACGcgtcagagaggatggatgggaggaagaggggctgaaaaagccaggttgaaaaaaagaaaggcattggaggaggatgctgccaaatgtgccaagcttaccgatttattttcaagaggacaaacacaagtggcaactggtaaagagagacataggcctaatgattagcaacgtaactattaggctaacgttgtagcgttggttaatatcgttgtagcgttgtcaacctattcgcaagcaaaatattaccagagatggagcttgaaagcaggacctgttcctcctgcaaaaactgtgccatttgtgtccatttaatactctcacagtacaaccacagatgcttatcatgtcattgggttagcatataagtttctgttgactttgtccagcacacaggttgcatgtgagagaagcttctcaaccttaaaatttgtgaagaataggctacgaagctcattgagtcaggacaacttggaggctttcatgttaatgtgcacagagaaggaaatcctcatgtctataagcaacgacacagttatagataaagtggctgaaaccagtgcactgcttaggcggttactgatgcagtagatgctgttggtgctattcgcaatgtaactgtatactgtactgtgagttgaactgtaaacattagttcaatatgcctctttgttgaagagtgggatacgtttcaaatgctttattcatttatttctgcttttgttaatttatcaacctatccttgtggaatagtggaatactttttgttaacttctcagcttaagtggattattatttaacctttacattatttgttgaaccatggtattaataaagagaaaactacaggatagtaagagctgaactgttgcttcatttatccaatttccactaccatggaaaaagtgggccggtcttgggcctgaaattcccgggctgaaaagtggctcCACTCCGGCCCTGCCTGCAGGTGTAAGCCTGAAGTACGTTATAACCTGTAGGACTAAGCTTGTGGTAAGTTATAGCCTAGTGTAAGTGTCAGCCTAGCATAGGTGATAGCTTTTAGGACCAAGGACGTGGTTTGTTGGTCTAGTTTATAGAAGTGGTTAGAGGGGGGTAAGAGCACAGGGCAGACTGCAGTAACGCTGATGTCATTTGCAGGGGCTTCAGTGAAGAGTCCAGAGCAGCCCTCCCTAATCACAAAGATGAAGGCACACATGAAGCAAAAAATGATCACAGAGAAGCTAAAGGAACGACG encodes the following:
- the LOC122131167 gene encoding ankyrin repeat and MYND domain-containing protein 1-like, encoding MPIRVAEEALEQAAEALCQSRLLPPEGTQESVHKIVLAKNQHRQRWSTIRLLLARGADPNASMVPMPVLFLAIKAADTQAVQLLLESGARTDICLSSELNGLYPLHVAAGLPGDEGPRITELLLHAVADPDVQAQDAHVLLELDKNTPDPQAGFGNKSAKGPGSASLDMGRTPLLVVCQRDHDYKPAPIYCGADTPPSLAIASGNHLAVDVLLAWGADPNLPLSCRVGSALCANANIAYNSGTQPRNRILLLEKLMKAGANILMPILVGEGRKCVMGTAVDYAYHSFTQDWRIAHTPYHALNPRERETLNARRQLLSAMGELLRKAASRNQQSGLEGEQSLVSSETNMYTGARAAEENASTVSISEDGKEGKRSIRKQAFKYCYQCGRSVGVVLVACSRCHEVLYCSKTCKMKAWNDRHKEECVRVQDQDHSDTNVIEERPTQRESTANNKRASVKSPEQPSLITKMKAHMKQKMITEKLKERRKVLTQKWTEKRHASGDQSKSRRSKDQPKHPPQTQLYDPKQNYSYI